One part of the Mycolicibacterium aromaticivorans JS19b1 = JCM 16368 genome encodes these proteins:
- a CDS encoding SDR family oxidoreductase, giving the protein MTMRYVDSTDGTRLAVYEEGNPDGPTVVLVHGWPDSHVLWDGVVPLLAHKFRVIRYDNRSAGASEGPKSFSKYRMADFADDFAAVLAELSPGEPVHVLGHDWGSIGFWEYLGRPGASDRIASFTSVSGPSLHHLMRYIRDGLKKPYRPKRFAHSLAQLLHLTYTLPLSIPVLAPLALRLSAGVLKAGITLGIPRDRLHHGGTFADDAARGAKIYRANALPALVHAPRDLYVDVPVQLIVNIDDPYVRPYLYDETQRWASRLWRREVRSGHWSPFSHPQVLAAAVTELAEHLDGKPADRALLRAQIGRPRKDFGDTLVSVTGAGSGIGRETALAFARDGAELVISDIDEAGLKDTAARIGALGGIAHPYVLDVSDADAVERFADEVCSTHGVPDIVVNNAGIGVAGAFLDTPAEQFDRVLDVNLGGVVNGCRAFARRLVERGTGGHIVNVASMAAYSPLKGLNAYCTSKAAVYMFSDCLRAELSSAGIGLTTICPGIINTNIVSATEMIAPSGKRAAVATRRAQLENMFDRRGYGPDKVAKAIVTAVKKDKAIRPVTPEAYLLYGTSKVLPQGMRSIARAGVV; this is encoded by the coding sequence ATGACCATGCGCTATGTCGACAGCACCGACGGGACCCGTCTGGCGGTCTACGAGGAGGGCAATCCCGACGGCCCGACCGTGGTCCTGGTCCACGGCTGGCCCGACTCGCATGTGTTGTGGGACGGCGTCGTGCCCCTTCTGGCGCACAAATTCCGGGTCATCCGTTACGACAACCGCAGTGCCGGAGCCTCCGAAGGGCCCAAGTCGTTCTCGAAATACCGGATGGCCGACTTCGCCGACGACTTCGCTGCCGTCCTCGCCGAACTGAGCCCCGGCGAGCCGGTCCATGTGCTCGGACACGACTGGGGATCGATCGGCTTCTGGGAGTACTTGGGCCGGCCGGGCGCCAGTGACCGGATCGCGTCATTCACATCGGTGTCCGGACCGAGCCTGCACCACCTCATGCGCTACATCCGCGATGGGCTCAAGAAGCCGTACCGGCCGAAACGGTTCGCCCACTCCCTGGCTCAACTGTTGCATCTCACTTACACCTTGCCGCTGTCGATTCCGGTGCTGGCGCCCTTGGCGCTGCGACTGTCCGCGGGAGTGCTGAAGGCGGGAATCACACTCGGCATCCCCCGAGACCGGCTCCACCACGGCGGCACGTTCGCCGACGACGCCGCAAGAGGTGCAAAGATCTACCGCGCCAACGCTTTACCCGCGTTGGTCCATGCCCCACGGGATCTGTATGTCGACGTTCCGGTGCAGCTGATCGTCAACATCGACGACCCCTACGTGCGGCCCTACCTCTACGACGAAACCCAGCGCTGGGCCTCGCGGCTGTGGCGCCGCGAGGTGCGGTCCGGGCACTGGTCGCCGTTCTCCCATCCGCAGGTGCTGGCCGCGGCGGTCACCGAACTGGCCGAGCATCTGGACGGCAAACCGGCCGACCGTGCGCTGTTGCGGGCCCAGATCGGCAGGCCGCGGAAGGACTTCGGCGACACTCTGGTCTCGGTCACCGGAGCAGGCAGCGGCATCGGCCGCGAGACCGCGCTGGCCTTCGCCCGTGATGGCGCCGAGTTGGTGATCAGCGATATCGACGAAGCCGGCCTCAAGGACACCGCGGCCAGGATCGGCGCGCTCGGCGGAATCGCGCATCCCTATGTGCTCGACGTCTCCGATGCCGACGCCGTGGAGCGGTTCGCCGACGAGGTGTGTTCCACCCACGGCGTGCCCGACATCGTAGTCAACAACGCCGGCATCGGGGTGGCCGGCGCCTTCTTGGACACTCCCGCAGAGCAATTCGACCGAGTGCTGGACGTCAACCTCGGCGGTGTGGTCAACGGCTGCCGGGCCTTCGCCCGTCGGCTCGTCGAGCGCGGCACCGGCGGCCACATCGTCAACGTGGCGTCCATGGCGGCCTACTCACCGTTGAAGGGACTGAACGCCTACTGCACGTCCAAGGCGGCGGTGTACATGTTCTCCGATTGCCTTCGTGCCGAATTGTCCTCCGCTGGAATCGGATTGACCACGATCTGCCCGGGCATCATCAACACCAACATCGTGTCGGCCACCGAGATGATCGCACCCTCGGGCAAGCGGGCCGCTGTGGCGACCCGGCGCGCGCAGCTGGAGAACATGTTCGACCGGCGGGGTTACGGCCCGGACAAGGTGGCCAAAGCCATCGTCACCGCGGTCAAGAAAGACAAGGCGATCCGGCCGGTCACGCCTGAGGCGTACCTGCTCTACGGGACGTCGAAGGTGCTGCCGCAGGGGATGCGCAGCATCGCCCGGGCCGGCGTGGTCTAG